The proteins below come from a single Acidobacteriota bacterium genomic window:
- a CDS encoding UDP-N-acetylmuramoyl-tripeptide--D-alanyl-D-alanine ligase produces the protein MNGCLIGEVEPGASYRGAAIDSRRVEGGELFFALPGERTDGHRFVADALAAGAAASVVATPVDRAGGPQIRVGDVTAALHDLTRDHRRRLNTRVASVTGSAGKTTTKDLLALLLGTCWQVHKSPGNLNNLLGFPLTLLAVDEDCEWLVAEMGMSVPGELAAVSRLGRPDVAVFTNVRPAHLAGFEQEGEVIAGVEAIARAKAELLEGLAGDGMIVANAGNPHVVGLVERYVAEGPASGRAAAMDRVVWYEVEPAAGKTPVAETTARDLEPLAREPGTRFRLESRGAEALVELPLHGRVNVENFLAAAACALRLGVPIERVASAARRAGSAAGRGEVVSLHSGATLVDDSYNSNPEAAELALQAARLLDGRRHVAILGEMLELGSAERRYHRELGSAAADLGFDLVVGVGDLTTELVAAAAEGGAETVWFEDFRSASAGTPGLIRSGDVVLVKGSRGSALEHVVGALRREEAN, from the coding sequence ATGAACGGCTGCCTGATCGGAGAGGTTGAACCCGGCGCCAGCTACCGGGGCGCGGCGATCGACTCGCGCCGGGTGGAGGGCGGCGAACTGTTCTTCGCCCTGCCGGGAGAGCGGACCGACGGCCACCGCTTCGTCGCCGATGCCCTTGCGGCGGGCGCCGCGGCCTCGGTGGTGGCGACGCCGGTCGACCGGGCGGGTGGTCCCCAGATCCGGGTGGGGGACGTCACCGCGGCGCTCCACGATCTGACCCGTGACCATCGACGGCGGCTCAACACCCGGGTCGCGTCGGTCACCGGCTCGGCGGGGAAGACGACGACGAAGGATCTGCTGGCACTGCTCCTGGGCACATGCTGGCAGGTTCACAAGAGTCCGGGCAACCTGAACAACCTCCTTGGTTTTCCCCTCACGCTGCTTGCCGTGGACGAGGACTGCGAGTGGCTGGTGGCAGAGATGGGCATGTCGGTGCCCGGCGAGCTGGCCGCGGTCAGCCGCCTTGGCCGGCCGGACGTCGCAGTGTTCACGAACGTTCGACCGGCGCACCTCGCCGGCTTCGAGCAGGAGGGTGAGGTGATTGCGGGCGTGGAGGCGATCGCCCGCGCCAAGGCGGAGCTGCTCGAGGGACTTGCCGGCGACGGGATGATCGTGGCGAACGCCGGCAATCCGCACGTCGTGGGTCTGGTGGAGCGATACGTGGCGGAAGGTCCAGCGAGCGGCCGCGCCGCCGCCATGGATCGCGTCGTCTGGTACGAGGTGGAGCCGGCGGCCGGCAAGACTCCCGTCGCCGAAACCACGGCGCGTGACCTCGAGCCGCTGGCGAGAGAACCCGGAACGCGCTTCCGGCTCGAATCGCGCGGCGCCGAAGCACTCGTCGAACTGCCCCTGCACGGCCGGGTTAACGTCGAGAACTTCCTCGCCGCCGCGGCGTGCGCCCTGCGCCTCGGCGTTCCGATCGAGCGTGTCGCGTCGGCCGCGCGACGTGCGGGATCCGCGGCCGGACGTGGCGAAGTCGTGTCGTTGCACTCCGGTGCGACCCTCGTGGACGACTCGTACAACTCGAATCCGGAAGCGGCGGAGCTCGCGCTTCAGGCCGCGCGCCTGCTCGACGGCCGGCGGCATGTGGCGATCCTGGGGGAGATGCTCGAACTCGGGAGCGCGGAACGCCGCTACCACCGGGAACTGGGCAGCGCCGCCGCCGATCTGGGCTTCGACCTGGTCGTGGGTGTGGGCGACCTGACGACTGAGCTGGTGGCGGCCGCGGCCGAGGGCGGCGCGGAAACCGTCTGGTTCGAGGACTTCCGGTCCGCGAGCGCCGGTACGCCGGGCCTGATCAGAAGCGGCGACGTCGTGCTCGTCAAGGGTTCGCGCGGCTCGGCGCTCGAGCACGTCGTCGGGGCGCTGCGGCGGGAAGAGGCGAACTGA
- the mraY gene encoding phospho-N-acetylmuramoyl-pentapeptide-transferase, with product MLLDLLLPLGERMAPFNVVQYITFRCACAALTGVVLSLMLGPSFIRAARRLSIAQEIREEGPERHKSKAGTPTMGGLLILTAVIVPTLLWADLSNIYVWLAVGTTIALGAVGFADDLLKVRRRHNKGLSMKAKFGLQLAVGVALGAGLVGLTPLDTNLSFPFFKTLLLELGPVYIPFVAILIAASSNTVNLTDGLDGLAIGAALVAAATYAIFAYIAGNSVAAGYLQVSYVPGAGEVAIICAALVGASLGFLWFNAHPAQVFMGDVGSLAIGGTIGAVAVLSKQELLLVLVGGLFVLEGLSVIVQVASFKMTGRRVLRMAPLHHHFELRGWSENQVIVRFWILAVLFAFLGLSTLKLR from the coding sequence ATGCTGCTCGACCTGCTGCTGCCGCTCGGCGAGAGGATGGCGCCCTTCAACGTCGTCCAGTACATCACCTTCCGCTGCGCCTGCGCTGCGCTCACCGGCGTTGTGCTGAGCCTGATGCTGGGCCCCAGTTTCATCCGGGCCGCGCGGCGCCTCTCGATCGCACAGGAGATCCGTGAGGAAGGTCCGGAGCGGCACAAGAGCAAGGCCGGCACCCCGACGATGGGCGGGCTGCTCATCCTGACCGCGGTGATCGTGCCGACCCTCTTGTGGGCCGACCTTTCGAACATCTACGTCTGGCTTGCGGTCGGCACGACGATCGCGCTCGGCGCCGTGGGCTTCGCCGACGACCTGCTCAAGGTCCGGCGGCGCCACAACAAGGGCCTGAGCATGAAGGCGAAGTTCGGCCTGCAGCTCGCGGTAGGCGTGGCGCTCGGCGCCGGCCTGGTCGGCCTGACGCCGCTCGATACGAACCTGAGCTTCCCGTTCTTCAAGACCCTTCTGCTCGAGCTCGGGCCGGTCTACATTCCCTTCGTCGCCATCCTGATCGCGGCCTCCTCGAACACGGTGAACCTCACCGACGGGCTCGACGGCCTGGCGATCGGCGCCGCCCTGGTGGCGGCCGCCACGTACGCGATCTTCGCCTACATCGCGGGCAACTCGGTCGCCGCCGGCTACCTGCAGGTTTCCTACGTCCCCGGGGCGGGCGAGGTCGCGATCATCTGCGCCGCCCTGGTCGGGGCCAGCCTCGGCTTCCTCTGGTTCAACGCCCATCCGGCGCAGGTGTTCATGGGCGATGTCGGTTCGCTCGCGATCGGCGGCACGATCGGAGCAGTTGCCGTGCTCTCGAAGCAGGAGCTGCTGCTGGTGCTGGTCGGCGGGTTGTTCGTGCTGGAGGGGCTCTCGGTGATCGTCCAGGTGGCGTCCTTCAAGATGACCGGGCGTCGGGTCCTGCGCATGGCCCCGCTCCACCATCACTTCGAACTCCGTGGCTGGAGCGAGAACCAGGTGATCGTCCGGTTCTGGATTCTCGCCGTGCTGTTCGCCTTTCTCGGGCTTTCGACCCTGAAGTTGAGGTAG
- the murD gene encoding UDP-N-acetylmuramoyl-L-alanine--D-glutamate ligase, translated as MNSGMSPNPAPPVSGWRSALVYGLGLSGVAAARALSDRAIRVVAVDGRPVAGLGSAARELLRTGRVEALLDEDADLPSDVDAVVLSPGVPPNRPLLQSARVAKTPILAEVELAYRLLEVSSAPTVVAITGSNGKSTTTALTGALLEAAGYPVEVCGNIGTPLCARVDGPPGRVFVVELSSFQLEAVDRFRPRAAALLNISPDHLDRYRSVAEYAAAKARIFGNQTPGDIAVVNGDDSEARRLGSAREGATARVRRRFFSRLRQVEDGCYLDRDRVIEVGPDMRRELFRLDDLALDGLHNVENAMAAALLASAVGADPSGFVLGLRGFGGLPHRMRLVATLDGVRYYNDSKATNPAASTRALAGFEDGSVHLIVGGRAKGEGADFAELAAAAATKASAVYLIGEAADAIESVLEDGAARCRYGSLERAVEAASAAASHGQSVLLSPACASFDQFEDFADRGRQFERQVRALAAGGDDGDG; from the coding sequence GTGAACAGCGGCATGTCCCCGAACCCGGCACCGCCGGTCTCCGGCTGGCGGAGTGCGCTGGTCTATGGGCTCGGCCTGTCGGGCGTGGCGGCGGCGCGGGCGTTGAGCGACCGCGCGATCCGGGTGGTGGCCGTCGACGGCCGTCCGGTTGCCGGTCTGGGATCCGCGGCGAGGGAACTCCTGCGCACCGGACGGGTCGAGGCGTTGCTGGACGAAGATGCCGACCTCCCGTCCGACGTCGACGCCGTCGTCCTGAGTCCCGGCGTGCCGCCCAACCGACCGTTGCTGCAGAGCGCCCGGGTGGCGAAGACGCCGATTCTGGCCGAGGTGGAGCTCGCCTACCGCCTGCTGGAAGTGTCGTCCGCGCCGACCGTCGTGGCGATCACCGGCAGCAACGGCAAGAGCACGACGACCGCGCTGACCGGCGCCCTGCTGGAAGCGGCCGGTTACCCGGTCGAAGTGTGCGGGAACATCGGCACGCCGCTCTGCGCCCGCGTCGACGGACCGCCGGGGCGCGTGTTCGTCGTCGAACTCTCGAGCTTCCAGCTCGAAGCGGTGGACCGCTTCCGTCCCCGCGCGGCGGCGCTCCTGAACATCAGCCCCGACCACCTGGACCGCTATCGCAGCGTGGCCGAGTACGCGGCCGCGAAGGCGCGCATCTTCGGCAACCAGACACCCGGAGACATCGCCGTGGTGAACGGAGACGATTCCGAGGCGCGCCGACTCGGGAGCGCCCGCGAGGGGGCGACGGCCCGGGTCAGGCGGCGTTTCTTCTCACGGCTCCGGCAGGTCGAGGACGGTTGCTACCTCGACCGTGACCGCGTGATCGAAGTGGGGCCGGACATGCGGCGCGAGCTGTTCCGGCTCGACGACCTCGCGCTCGATGGGCTGCACAACGTGGAGAACGCGATGGCGGCCGCGCTGCTCGCGTCGGCCGTCGGCGCGGATCCGAGCGGCTTCGTCTTGGGTCTTCGGGGTTTCGGCGGCTTGCCCCACCGAATGCGCCTGGTCGCGACGTTGGACGGCGTCCGCTACTACAACGATTCAAAGGCGACCAACCCCGCGGCGTCCACACGGGCCCTGGCCGGCTTCGAAGACGGCTCCGTTCACCTGATCGTGGGCGGTCGCGCCAAGGGAGAGGGTGCCGACTTCGCCGAACTGGCGGCCGCGGCGGCCACCAAGGCCAGTGCGGTCTACCTGATCGGGGAGGCAGCGGACGCGATCGAGTCCGTCCTTGAAGACGGCGCGGCGCGTTGCCGCTACGGTTCGCTCGAACGGGCGGTCGAGGCGGCATCCGCCGCGGCGAGCCACGGGCAGAGCGTGCTGCTCTCGCCGGCCTGTGCCAGCTTCGATCAGTTCGAGGACTTCGCCGACCGCGGCCGGCAGTTCGAGCGTCAGGTCAGAGCGCTGGCGGCTGGGGGAGACGACGGCGATGGCTAA
- the ftsW gene encoding putative lipid II flippase FtsW, whose amino-acid sequence MAKKLAIDKVLFSVVVVLVVGGLVMVYSANPPDPDGGFKRQFITQLAAAIVGLASMLVVMSIDYRRWARPWLVYLGLGVSLGLLGIVLTAPPINGSSRWLSVGPLTFQPSELAKVAVILFLAYQIHRCPEAVSQPRVLVPCGVGVGLVTLLVLQAPDFGSAALILGIAAVMLFLAGLSWRWIVPGMLVFPALLGLFIWSEPYRVERVMGFLSPETDPSGSGFQVLQSKIAIGSGGMVGQGLGESAQKLYFLPLATSDFIFSIVSEELGLIGAAAVLAAFVVLAWRGYLAGLRAPDAFGRFLAWGLTSALLIQALVNISVTVGLVPVTGTPLPFLSHGGSSLVMTLVACGLLLSVSEHG is encoded by the coding sequence ATGGCTAAGAAGCTTGCCATCGACAAGGTGCTCTTCAGCGTCGTCGTCGTGCTCGTGGTGGGAGGGCTGGTCATGGTCTATTCGGCCAACCCGCCGGACCCCGACGGCGGCTTCAAGCGGCAGTTCATCACCCAGTTGGCAGCGGCGATCGTCGGTCTGGCGTCGATGCTGGTCGTCATGAGCATCGACTACCGGCGCTGGGCCAGACCGTGGCTTGTGTACCTGGGGCTCGGCGTCTCGCTCGGGCTGCTCGGCATCGTGTTGACGGCGCCCCCGATCAATGGCAGCAGCCGGTGGTTGTCCGTTGGACCGCTGACGTTCCAGCCGTCCGAACTGGCCAAGGTCGCCGTCATCCTCTTTCTCGCGTACCAGATCCACCGCTGTCCCGAGGCAGTCAGTCAGCCGAGGGTTCTGGTGCCGTGCGGGGTCGGGGTCGGCCTGGTGACCCTGCTCGTGCTGCAGGCCCCGGACTTCGGCAGCGCCGCGCTGATCCTCGGGATCGCCGCGGTCATGCTGTTCCTCGCCGGCCTGTCCTGGCGCTGGATCGTGCCGGGGATGCTCGTGTTCCCGGCGCTCCTGGGACTCTTCATCTGGTCGGAGCCCTACCGCGTGGAGCGGGTCATGGGCTTCCTCTCACCGGAGACCGATCCCTCCGGAAGCGGCTTCCAGGTGCTGCAGTCGAAGATCGCAATCGGCTCCGGCGGCATGGTCGGCCAGGGCCTGGGCGAGAGTGCTCAGAAGCTCTACTTCCTGCCGCTCGCGACGTCGGATTTCATCTTTTCGATCGTCAGCGAGGAACTGGGATTGATCGGCGCCGCGGCGGTGCTGGCCGCCTTCGTTGTTCTCGCCTGGAGGGGTTATCTGGCCGGCCTTCGTGCTCCGGACGCCTTCGGCCGGTTCCTCGCCTGGGGGCTGACATCGGCCCTCCTGATCCAGGCGCTCGTCAACATCAGCGTCACCGTCGGACTGGTGCCGGTCACCGGTACGCCTCTGCCGTTCCTGTCGCACGGCGGCTCTTCCCTGGTTATGACCCTGGTCGCGTGCGGCCTGCTGCTGAGCGTTTCGGAGCATGGATGA
- the murG gene encoding undecaprenyldiphospho-muramoylpentapeptide beta-N-acetylglucosaminyltransferase, with translation MSARTHRPSVVFSGGGTGGHVFPGLAVAEELRSLGWRTAWIGRKQSLEERLVGAAGLEFRALPARAFVDRGPAERVMAMGVLAVSTLRAALLLRRLQAAAVLATGGYACAPAALGARLCGSGLYLLEPNAQSGAANRLLSRFATEAGTAFESAAKQLACEVRQVGVPVRRAFRQVSEPRFVGERTRVLVLGGSQGSGALNRHLPGLFARAARKTAIDVTHQAGPSQVGDTRDRYRALEVPALLATVEGFIEDTAAAMAAHDLIVSRAGAVTVAEVAAAGRPAVYVPLPLAAGHQRGNARAMVDAGAAILVEQDDLRTEAAAERCGELIVDHDRLAAMARAARAHSGGDAARAVAERVCAIANASMAGRAG, from the coding sequence ATGAGCGCTCGCACTCACCGCCCGTCGGTGGTGTTCTCCGGTGGTGGGACGGGTGGGCACGTGTTCCCGGGCCTTGCGGTGGCCGAGGAACTCAGGAGCCTCGGTTGGCGCACGGCCTGGATCGGCCGCAAACAGAGCCTGGAGGAACGCCTGGTTGGCGCGGCGGGCCTCGAGTTCAGGGCGCTGCCGGCGCGGGCGTTCGTGGATCGCGGCCCGGCGGAGCGAGTCATGGCAATGGGTGTCCTGGCGGTGTCCACGCTGCGTGCCGCCTTGCTGCTGCGCCGGCTTCAGGCCGCGGCCGTGCTCGCCACCGGGGGCTACGCCTGCGCTCCGGCCGCTCTGGGGGCCCGGCTGTGCGGATCGGGCCTCTACCTGCTCGAACCGAATGCACAGTCCGGGGCGGCGAACCGGTTGCTGTCGCGGTTCGCCACGGAGGCGGGGACCGCCTTCGAATCCGCGGCAAAGCAGTTGGCGTGCGAGGTGCGGCAGGTCGGGGTGCCGGTGCGGCGGGCTTTTCGGCAGGTCAGCGAACCGCGATTCGTGGGCGAGCGCACGCGGGTGCTCGTGCTTGGCGGCAGTCAGGGCTCCGGCGCTCTCAACCGGCACCTGCCGGGTCTGTTCGCTCGGGCCGCCCGGAAGACGGCCATCGACGTGACGCACCAGGCGGGCCCTTCGCAGGTCGGGGACACGCGCGACCGCTATCGAGCTCTCGAGGTGCCGGCGCTTCTGGCAACGGTCGAGGGGTTCATCGAGGACACCGCGGCCGCGATGGCGGCTCACGATCTGATCGTCTCGCGAGCCGGGGCCGTGACGGTGGCGGAAGTGGCCGCGGCCGGCCGGCCGGCGGTCTACGTTCCGCTGCCGCTGGCCGCGGGGCACCAGCGCGGCAACGCGCGGGCGATGGTCGATGCGGGGGCTGCGATTCTGGTCGAGCAGGACGACCTGAGGACCGAAGCGGCCGCGGAGCGTTGCGGCGAACTGATCGTGGATCACGATCGGCTTGCGGCCATGGCCAGGGCGGCGCGTGCTCACAGCGGCGGCGATGCCGCCCGCGCGGTAGCGGAGCGGGTATGTGCGATCGCAAACGCTTCGATGGCCGGGAGGGCGGGCTGA
- the murC gene encoding UDP-N-acetylmuramate--L-alanine ligase produces the protein MPLFLRTADLERIHFVGIGGAGMSGIAEILLNYDLAISGSDLEAGETTERLAELGATVYLGHSAENVKQADLVVVSSAIPDANEEVVAARRRGVPIVRRAQMLAELMRLKYGIAVAGTHGKTTTTSLIGSVLTGAGLDPTVVVGGRLRVSGTGARHGTSDYLVAEADEFDRSFLDLAPVIAVITNIDVDHLDTYRDLADIKDAFVRFAGRVPFFGQIIACVDDENVGDLLPRLADRRTVTYGFGSRADLQARDVAPTASGVRFDVVDSAAGRVGGLELPMPGRHNVLNALAAIATARATGVDFETAAGVLSGFSGVHRRFERVGCWRGATVVDDYAHHPTEVEATLCAAREVLDTTPRDGRRPRIHAVFQPHLFSRTRDLADDFGRALLLADNALVTDIYASRERPLPGVSGGLVVAAAAAAGHPSVGGCGPWRKAPERLRGVVRAGDLILTLGAGDIYRLARLLVADGETGR, from the coding sequence ATGCCGCTGTTCCTGCGTACCGCGGATCTCGAGCGAATTCACTTCGTCGGCATCGGCGGAGCCGGAATGAGCGGCATCGCGGAGATCCTCCTCAACTACGACCTTGCGATCAGCGGTTCCGACCTGGAGGCGGGTGAAACGACGGAACGCCTTGCGGAGCTCGGCGCGACCGTCTACCTCGGCCACTCGGCGGAGAACGTGAAGCAGGCGGACCTCGTCGTCGTCTCCTCGGCCATACCCGACGCCAACGAGGAGGTCGTCGCCGCGCGCCGGCGGGGTGTCCCGATCGTCCGCAGAGCCCAGATGCTGGCCGAGTTGATGCGGCTCAAGTACGGCATCGCCGTCGCGGGCACCCACGGCAAGACGACGACGACATCGCTCATCGGCAGTGTGCTGACCGGCGCAGGACTCGATCCCACGGTCGTCGTCGGCGGCCGGCTCCGCGTGTCCGGCACGGGAGCGCGCCACGGCACGAGCGACTACCTGGTTGCCGAGGCGGACGAGTTCGACCGCAGCTTCCTCGATCTGGCGCCGGTGATCGCCGTGATCACGAACATCGACGTCGATCATCTCGACACGTACCGCGACCTGGCCGACATCAAGGATGCGTTCGTCCGCTTCGCCGGCCGGGTTCCGTTCTTCGGCCAGATCATCGCCTGCGTCGACGACGAGAACGTGGGGGATCTGCTCCCCCGCCTCGCGGACAGGCGCACCGTCACCTACGGCTTCGGTTCTCGCGCGGATCTGCAGGCCCGCGACGTGGCGCCGACCGCCTCCGGCGTCCGATTCGACGTCGTGGATTCGGCCGCTGGCCGTGTGGGAGGGCTCGAGCTGCCCATGCCCGGTCGACACAACGTCCTGAACGCGCTGGCGGCCATCGCGACGGCCCGCGCCACAGGAGTCGACTTCGAGACGGCGGCGGGCGTCCTGTCGGGCTTCTCGGGCGTGCATCGGCGCTTCGAGCGGGTGGGCTGTTGGCGGGGAGCCACCGTGGTCGACGACTACGCGCATCACCCGACCGAGGTCGAGGCAACCCTGTGCGCCGCCCGGGAGGTCCTGGATACGACTCCGCGGGATGGCCGGCGGCCGCGGATCCACGCCGTGTTTCAGCCCCACCTGTTCAGCCGCACGCGGGACCTCGCGGACGACTTCGGCCGTGCCCTGTTACTGGCTGACAACGCCCTGGTGACCGATATCTACGCGTCGCGCGAGAGGCCGCTGCCCGGGGTGAGTGGAGGGCTCGTCGTCGCGGCGGCGGCCGCCGCCGGCCATCCCAGCGTCGGAGGCTGCGGTCCCTGGCGGAAGGCTCCTGAGCGCCTTCGTGGGGTGGTTCGGGCAGGAGACCTGATCCTCACCCTCGGCGCCGGGGACATCTACCGTTTGGCTCGGCTGCTCGTTGCGGACGGGGAGACCGGAAGATGA
- a CDS encoding FtsQ-type POTRA domain-containing protein — protein sequence MSRGRRRGTPLAGRRPVRRRRPRPVAWLAIGAGKVLLGVAPVVGIGVWLATAPVFDLKTEIGVETGARVSEEWVRDRLAGLVGRNLPMLSLERATARLEHEWVREANLVKRLPNELDVEIVEHEPAAVFQSGNRAWIIDRDGRAIVGCERAADLCESTLVRVSIQPGLLGERAGTSPARHRSVSGPASRDVPGEALARTLKRSVSVADEVKSFGWGREVFAVGVLSDDDYLLERSGRPATVLVRGSDLTAKGSVFQLLQAAIREHSDPEVVDLRFRDRIVLSAGAPGADLETAAGVSAGGDPS from the coding sequence ATGAGCCGGGGCAGGAGGCGCGGGACACCGTTGGCGGGGCGCCGGCCCGTGCGCCGCCGCCGCCCGCGGCCGGTCGCCTGGCTGGCGATCGGGGCGGGAAAGGTCCTTCTTGGCGTGGCGCCGGTCGTAGGGATCGGCGTGTGGCTGGCGACGGCGCCCGTGTTCGACCTGAAGACGGAGATCGGCGTCGAGACCGGGGCGCGCGTGTCCGAGGAGTGGGTGCGGGACCGGCTCGCCGGCCTCGTGGGCCGCAACCTCCCGATGCTCTCCCTGGAACGGGCCACGGCCCGGCTCGAGCACGAGTGGGTGCGCGAGGCGAACCTGGTCAAGCGGCTGCCGAACGAACTCGATGTGGAGATCGTGGAACACGAGCCGGCGGCCGTGTTCCAGTCCGGAAACCGGGCGTGGATCATCGACCGGGACGGCCGGGCAATCGTGGGATGCGAACGCGCCGCCGATCTTTGCGAGAGCACCTTGGTCCGGGTGTCGATCCAACCGGGGCTTCTCGGGGAGCGCGCGGGGACGAGTCCGGCCCGGCATCGGAGTGTTTCCGGACCCGCTTCGAGAGATGTTCCGGGCGAAGCGCTGGCGCGGACGTTGAAGCGGAGCGTGAGTGTCGCGGACGAGGTGAAGTCGTTCGGCTGGGGCCGCGAGGTGTTCGCGGTCGGAGTTCTGAGCGACGACGACTATCTGCTTGAGCGCAGCGGTCGGCCGGCGACTGTTCTGGTGCGTGGGAGTGATCTGACGGCGAAGGGCTCGGTGTTCCAGCTGCTGCAGGCGGCGATCCGGGAACACAGCGATCCCGAGGTCGTCGATCTGCGGTTCAGGGACCGGATCGTGCTTTCGGCGGGGGCGCCGGGCGCCGACCTCGAGACCGCCGCGGGTGTGAGTGCGGGAGGGGATCCCTCTTAG